The genomic DNA CAGCTCCGCCAGCACCATCGCGGTGGTCTGCAGCGCCTCGAGCTCTTCCTCGACGTAATTGCGCTTGGCGCGGTTCTGCACCACCAGCACGCCGAGCGTGTTGCCGGCCCGCAGGATCGGCACGCCGAGGAAGGAGTGATAGATTTCTTCGCCGGTCTCGGGGCGGAACGAGAAGGCCGGATGGCTCTGCGCATCGTTTAAGTTGAGCGGCGTCGCCTCGCTGGCGACGAGGCCGACCAGGCCCTCATGGGCGCTCAGCACCGTGTGGTGCACCGCCTCGCGGTTGAGGCCTTCTGTGGCGTAGAGCTCCAGCGTGTTGTCGATGCGCAGCACATAGACCGAGCACACCTCGGCCACCATGTTGGCGGCGATCAGCACCACGATCTTGTCCAGCCGCTCCTGGGCCGAGACCTGCTCCGCCATGGTTTCGCGGAGCCGTCTCAACAAGACGCGGGGACCTCCCGACGCGCTCCGCATGAACCGTCAATCTCCTCCGTCTGCCGGGCCCGGCGGTATCGGCCGGCGGCTGGCCCAAAATTCCAGAAAAACAACCAAATTGTTTGTCCGGCGCAGGCGCAAACCTTCGCTTGCACCGAATCAGCGGCCTGAACTGGGACACAGTTTGCGGCAGCCCACCCTGTTCGCCGTATAGCGAATTGGGGCTTGTTTTGCCAAGCAAAACGCCTGCCAAACGCGAAAGTGTGGACACCTCGGCGTTTGCTGCGACCGCTAAGAGAAAATTAGCCTAAGCGCGGTCTGGAACGTAAGAAGCGGTTTTCCGGAAAGACCATGCTCAGACAATAACGGGAAGCGCGACCGTGGTCGCGCTTCAGGCCTGATCGAGACCGTAGAGCGTGTGCAGGGTGCGCACCGCGAGCTCGGTATAGGCGGTGTCGATCAATACCGAGAATTTGATCTCGGAGGTTGTAATGGCCCGGATGTTGATATTCCGCCCGGCGAGGGCCGAGAACGCCTGGGCCGCGACGCCCGCGTGGCTGCGCATGCCGCTGCCGATCACCGAGATCTTGGCGACGTCCGTGGCGGTATCGAGCCTGGCGTAACCGATCTTGGCCTTGGCGGCGGTAATCGTGTCCTTGGCGCGGGTATAATCGGCCGCCGGCACCGTGAAAGTGAGATCGGTGGTCTTGCCGTCCTCGGAGACGTTCTGCACGATCATGTCGACGTTGATGTTGGCATCCGCGAGCGGGCCGAAGATCGAGGCCGCAACGCCCGGCTTGTCCTCGATCTGGCGCACCGAGATCTGGGCCTCGTCCTTGGAGAAGGCGATACCGGTGACGACGTGGCTTTCCATGATCTCCTCCTCGCTGCAGATCAGCGTGCCGGGCGGCTGGTTGGCATGCGGGTCGATATCCTCGGGCTTGTCGAAGCTCGAGCGGACGAAGATCGGCATGTTGTGGACCATGCCGAGTTCCACTGAGCGGACCTGGAGCACCTTGGCGCCCTGGGAGGCCAGTTCCAGCATGTCTTCGAACGCGATCTTGTCGAGCCTCTTGGCCTTCGGCACGATTCGCGGGTCAGTGGTGTAGACGCCGTCGACGTCGGTATAGATGTCGCAGCGGTCGGCCTTGACGGCCGCGGCAACGGCCACGGCCGAGGTATCGGAGCCGCCGCGGCCGAGCGTGGTGATGCGGTTGGTCTTGGGCTCGATGCCCTGGAAGCCGGCGATGACCGCGACCTCCTTGCGCTCTTTGAAGCGCTTGATGATCTCGCTGCCGTCGATGTCCTCGATCCGGGCCGAGGCATGGGCGTCGCTGGTCTTGATCGGGATCTGCCAGCCCTGCCAGGAACGGGCCTGGATGCCCATGCCCTGGAGCGTGATGGCCAGCAGGCCGGAGGTCACCTGCTCGCCCGAGGCGACCACGGCGTCGTATTCGCGCGCGTCGTGCATCGGCGAGGCCTCGGTGCACCAGGCCACCAATTCGTTGGTCTTGCCGGACATCGCCGAGACGACCACGGCCACCTCGTGGCCGGCGTCGACCTCACGCTTCACATGGCGTGCGACGTTGCGGATACGTTCGATATTGGCGACGGATGTGCCGCCGAATTTCATCACGAGGCGGCTCATGACGACGCGTGCATTCCTTCAAAGGGATCAGTATGGTGGCCCGCACCGGACGGTCCTGGCGGACACCGACCGCGCGTATACATAGCGGCGAGGCCGGGGGCAAGCGGGTTCCTGCGGGGCCGGGTGCGGGCAATGGGTTAGCTGAGGTCATGGCGCGTTATATCGACGAGATTCTGCAGCCCGGCGAGAAGGTGCTGTATTCGACCAATGCGCACTGGATCTTCTATTTTCCGGCGATCCTGGCCTGGATCGTGACGCTGGTCCTGCTGATCCTGTCGCGCCAGGTTGTTATCGACTGGCTCGTTCTGCTCTGCCTGGCGGCCGCAGCCGTCGCGGCGCTGGCGGCCCTGTACTGGACCATCAAGGGCTGGTTCCACCGCTTCACCACCGAGACCGACGTCACCAATCTCAGGGTCGTGCACAAGACCGGCTTCATCAAGCGTCGTACCTTCGAGATGGCGCTGGACAAGGTCGAGAGCGTCGACGTCGACCAGACCATTCTTGGACGTATTCTCAACTACGGCGACGTGACGATTCGCGGCGTCGGTGAGGGGATCGAGACGATCAAGACCATCGCCTCGCCGCTCGCCTTCCGTAGTTCGATCACCACGCGGTAGGACCGCGCGTAACCATGAGCATGCAGCAAAATACTTCCGTTTCCGCCCAGCCCGGCTCGACCGTCGACGCCGCCGAGATCGCCAAATTCTCAAAACTCTCCGCGGAGTGGTGGGACCCCAACGGCAAGATGGCGCCGCTGCACCGGATCAATCCGCTGCGGCTCGGCTATATCCGCGATGCCGCCTGCCGCAAGTTCGAGCGCAACGTGCGCAGCCTCAACTGCCTCGCCGGCTTGCGCGTGCTCGACATCGGCTGCGGCGCCGGCCTTCTGTGCGAGCCGCTGTCACGCTTGGGAGCGCAGGTCATCGGCGTCGATCCCTCGCAGAGCAACATCGCCGCGGCGAAGCTGCATGCCGACAAGGGCCATCTTGCGATCGACTACCGCTGCACCACGGTCGAGGAGATCGACCCGCGCGAGCGCTTCGACATCGTGCTGGCGATGGAAGTGGTCGAGCATGTCGTCGATGTCGGCGTCTTCCTGAAGCGCTGCGCCGCGATGCTGAAGCCGAACGGCCTCATGGTGGTCTCGACGCTGAACCGCAACTGGAAGAGCTTTGCGCTCGCCATCGTCGGCGCCGAATATGTCCTGCGCTGGCTGCCGCGCGGCACCCACGAGTGGAACAAGTTCGTCACCCCCGACGAGCTGACGAAATACCTGCTCGACAACCGCCTCGTCATCACCGAGCAGACCGGCGTGGTCTACTCGCCCTTCGCCGACAAATGGTCGCTCTCGTCGGACATGGACGTGAACTACATGATGGTGGCGGAAGCGATGGTGTGAGGGCGTATGAGTGAGATGCGATCTCTAACTCCCCGGGCGGTGTCGTCCCTGCGAACGCAGGGACCCATAACCACAGGCCCATCGAGTTAGCCAAGACGGGCGCCCCGAGCATGTACTACGTCTACATCCTCGCCAGTCGCCATCACGGAACGCTCTACATCGGCGTCACCAACTCACTGCAGAAGCGGATGGAGCAGCACCGCGCCGGCAAGGGCTCCGAGTTCGTCAAGCGCTACGGCGTGCATCGGCTGGTCTACACCGAAGCCTATGAACGCGTCGAGGAGGCGATTGCCCGGGAAAAGCAGCTCAAGCGCTGGAAGCGCGACTGGAAGATCGAGCTGATCGAGCGAGACAATCCGGACTGGCGAGATCTGAGTGATCTGTTGGTTTGACAGTGTGATGCCGCCCAGCAAATGTCGTCGTCCCTGCGAACGCAGGGACCCATACCGCGTGATCTCTCGTGGGGTTCGGTGTGATATGCGCGGGTTGGCAGCCTTCGCCAAACTGCTCCCTGGGGTTATGGGTCCCTGCGTTCGCAGGGACGACAGTGTGCTTGTTGCAAGAGCATCGCACCCATGACGCTCGTGTGGTTGACCAGCGAGGATGTTCCCGTCACGCTAATAAACCCACCTTCCTAAGCACTTTAGCCCCCTCCCATGCTCACCGTCGCCAGCCTCTGGATTCCCTTCACCATCGTCGCCGCGCTGGGCCAGGTCGCGCGGAACGCGATGCAGCGGTCGCTCACGAAGCCGCTGGGGACTTGGGGCGCGACCAATATTCGCTTCCTGTTTGGCTTCCCGTTCTCACTGGTGTTCCTCGGCGTGGTGCTGATCGCGACCGGCGATCATCTCGGTATGCCGCCGACCGCGTTCTGGCCATGGCTGCTGCTCGGGGCGCTGAGCCAGATCGTCGCGACAGGCCTGATGCTGCTCGCTATGAACGATCGCTCCTTCGTGGTGACGACGGCGTACCTCAAGACCGAGGCGATCCAGACCGCGATCTTCGGCTTCGTCTTCCTCGGCGATCACCTCACCTTTCTGAAAGTGCTGGCGATCGTGATCGCGACCGTCGGTGTCGTCATCACCGCGCTGCGCCCTGGCGGGGAAAAGAGCTTTGCCGAATTGAAGCCGACCATCACCGGCCTCGTCGCGGCAGCGGCTTTCGCGCTTTCCGCGGTCGGCTTTCGCGGCGCCATCATCAACGTGCCTGGCGTCTCCTTCGTGACGGCGGCCTCGTTCACGCTGGTGCTCGGATTGTTCGTGCAGACGCTGGTGCTGACGATCTATCTGCTCTGGCGCGCGCCAGCGATATTGCAGGCGATCCTCGGCCTGTGGAAGCCGTCGATGCTGGCGGGCTTCATGGGCGCCTTCGCCTCACAGTTCTGGTTCCTAGCCTTCGCGCTGACGGCCGCCGCCAATGTCCGCACGCTCGCTCTGATCGAGGTGCTGTTCGCACAAGCCGTGGCCTATTACTCGTTCAAGCAGCCGATCGCGCCGCGCGAGATTTTTGGCATCGCGCTGATCGTCGTCGGCGTGGCGGTGCTGGTGGGGGCTTAGTTCCGGTCTTCCGGCAGCGTCGGCAGCGGCGAGACCTCGATGCCTTCGTCGATCAGCGACTTCGCCTCTTCCGGCGAGGCCTCGCCATAGATCGGGCGATGTTCCTTGTCGCCGTAATGCATCGCGCGGGCTTCGTTCGCAAAGCGCTCGCCGACGTTGTCGGCGTTCTTGACGATGTGGTCGCGCAGCTCCTTGAGCTTGTTGCGCAGCTCTTTCTCCTGCGCCATCAGCAGCGAGGTCGGCCCTGACGGCGCGGCCTCGGGCGCGGCGGCAGTCGTGACCGGCTCCGGCGGCGGCGTCGCACGGCCGCGGCCCTTCTTGCCGACAATGCGCGGGGCCATGATCGCTTTGTCGACCTTGGCCGAGCCGCAGATCGGGCAGGCCACCAGCTTGCGCTTGACCTGCTGGTCATAGGCCGTCGAACTTTGAAACCAGCTCTCGAATTCGTGGTCCCGGTCGCAGCGAAGTGCGTAGCGGATCATGCCGATCCCCGCACGAGGTGCAGATGGTCCGGTCCGGCCTTGGGATCGGACACGCCGAAGCGGCGGCCGTGCTGGAGCGAGGGAATCGCGCGGCGCGCGGTCTCGACCTTGGCCGGATCGATCTTGGCCATGATGATGCCGGGCTCGACGTCGCCCTCGGCGAGGATCTCGCCCCAGGGGTCGATGATCAGCGAATGGCCATAGGTCTCGCGCTTGTTCTCGTGGGTGCCGGCCTGGGCCGCTGCGAAGATGAAGCAGCCGGTCTCGATCGCGCGCGCACGCAGCAGCACGTGCCAATGCGCTTCGCCGGTCTTGCGGGTGAAGGCCGAGGGCACGGTGATGAAGTAGGCGCCACTCTCGGCGAGTGCGCGATAGAGCGCGGGGAAGCGCACGTCGTAGCAGATCGTCAGGCCCATCCGGCCCCAGGGCAGGTCGGAGATCACCGCGGTCTCGCCCGGCTGGTAATTGGCGGATTCGCGATAGCTCTCGCCGTCCGGCAGCTCGATGTCGAACATGTGGATCTTGTCGTAGCTCGCGAGCACATTGCCCTCGGGCCCGATCAGGAAGGAGCGGTTGACCGCCTTTTCGGCGGAGAAGCGCAGCGCCAGCGAGCCGACATGGAGATGGATCTTCAATTCGGCCGCGAGCGCCCGGTAGGCTTTCAGCGAGGTGTCGTTCTCTTCGCTCTGCAGATGCTCGAACAGCGCCTTGCGGTTCAGCTGCATCATGTTGCTGACTTCGGGCGTCTGCACGTAGTCGGCGCCGTTGGCGGCCGCCTGCCGGATCAGCTTGGTGGCTTGTTCAAGGCTGGGCCCCGGCATCAGGCCGGTGCGCATCTGCACCATCGCGGCGGTGAACGTGCGGTCTTCGCTCATGAGGTTGCCTTCACGCTTTCGAGCATGCCGTCGAGCTTGCCTTCGCGGTCGAGCGCGTAGAGATTGTCACAGCCGCCGACATGCGTTCCGCCGATCCAGATCTGCGGGAAGGTCGAGCCCTCGCCGGCGCGGTCGTACATCTCGTTGCGCCAGGACGGGTTCTTGGCGACGTCGAATTCCGTGAACGCCGCCTTCTTGCGGCTCAGCAGCGACTTGGCGGCGGAACAATAGCCGCAGCCCGGCCTGGTGTAGATCTCGACAGCAGCAGTCATCTCGTCTGGCGCTCTCTTGTCATGAATCCATTGAATTATATGGGACTTTACCGGGGATCCACAACCCGGGCGAAGACCAGGACGTCGACCTGGGCGGCCTTGGCGCGGAGCAGGGCCCGTGCGCAGGCATCCAGCGTCGCACCCGAGGTCAGGACATCGTCGATCAGGACAATGCGGCGGCCCTGGATTTCAGCCTGGCGGTCCGGGGATACTTGAAATGCGCCCTGCACATTCGTGGCGCGCTGGGCCCGCGACAGGCCGATCTGCTGCTCGGTGGCCCGCACCCGGCGCAGCACCTCGGCCTTCGTCCTGACCCCGCTCTGCCGCTCGATGATCTGCGCCAGCGCCCCGGACTGGTTGTAGCGGCGCCGCCAGGCCCGCCGCCAGTGTAGCGGCACCGGCACCAGCATGTCGGCCCCGGCCAGCAGCTCGCCGCCCGCCCGCGCCATCCAGCGCCCCATGGCGGGCGCGAGATCCGTGCGGTCCTGGTATTTCAGCGCATGCACCAACGTGCGCGCGACGTCGTCATAGCGTACTGCCGCGCGGGCCCGCTGGTAGGCCGGCGGGTTCGCGATCGCCTCCATCGACAGCATGTCCGGGCCCGGGTCGTAGACGAAGGGGATGCCGAGCCGCGGGCAATAGGGCCGTTCGATGAACGACAGCCGCGCCCAGCACGAGGCGCAAACGCCCTCGCCATCGACCGGCTCGCGGCAGGACACGCACAGCGTCGGCAGCGCGATGTCGAGCGCGAGCCGCGCCGCCCGCGCCAGCACGTGGCGGCCGGCCGTCCACGCGGCACGCAGCGGTGAGGCAATAGAACGGGTGGGGGCGGCGTCGGCGTCCATGGGGGGAGGCTAGCGTTCCACGCTTCCGGGCTCAAGCCACGCTCTCGTGCCCCGGTCGCAGCGCAGCAGCGCTAAGAGCGCTGCAGCGCGTCCGGGACAAGAGAGAGGAGATTGCATTGGCCAGCGTGATCGGCGTAACCAGCGGCATGGCCCAGCCCCCGCAAACTCCGC from Bradyrhizobium sp. CCBAU 53351 includes the following:
- a CDS encoding ComF family protein — translated: MDADAAPTRSIASPLRAAWTAGRHVLARAARLALDIALPTLCVSCREPVDGEGVCASCWARLSFIERPYCPRLGIPFVYDPGPDMLSMEAIANPPAYQRARAAVRYDDVARTLVHALKYQDRTDLAPAMGRWMARAGGELLAGADMLVPVPLHWRRAWRRRYNQSGALAQIIERQSGVRTKAEVLRRVRATEQQIGLSRAQRATNVQGAFQVSPDRQAEIQGRRIVLIDDVLTSGATLDACARALLRAKAAQVDVLVFARVVDPR
- a CDS encoding EamA family transporter, yielding MLTVASLWIPFTIVAALGQVARNAMQRSLTKPLGTWGATNIRFLFGFPFSLVFLGVVLIATGDHLGMPPTAFWPWLLLGALSQIVATGLMLLAMNDRSFVVTTAYLKTEAIQTAIFGFVFLGDHLTFLKVLAIVIATVGVVITALRPGGEKSFAELKPTITGLVAAAAFALSAVGFRGAIINVPGVSFVTAASFTLVLGLFVQTLVLTIYLLWRAPAILQAILGLWKPSMLAGFMGAFASQFWFLAFALTAAANVRTLALIEVLFAQAVAYYSFKQPIAPREIFGIALIVVGVAVLVGA
- a CDS encoding carbon-nitrogen hydrolase family protein, yielding MSEDRTFTAAMVQMRTGLMPGPSLEQATKLIRQAAANGADYVQTPEVSNMMQLNRKALFEHLQSEENDTSLKAYRALAAELKIHLHVGSLALRFSAEKAVNRSFLIGPEGNVLASYDKIHMFDIELPDGESYRESANYQPGETAVISDLPWGRMGLTICYDVRFPALYRALAESGAYFITVPSAFTRKTGEAHWHVLLRARAIETGCFIFAAAQAGTHENKRETYGHSLIIDPWGEILAEGDVEPGIIMAKIDPAKVETARRAIPSLQHGRRFGVSDPKAGPDHLHLVRGSA
- the ubiG gene encoding bifunctional 2-polyprenyl-6-hydroxyphenol methylase/3-demethylubiquinol 3-O-methyltransferase UbiG; translation: MSMQQNTSVSAQPGSTVDAAEIAKFSKLSAEWWDPNGKMAPLHRINPLRLGYIRDAACRKFERNVRSLNCLAGLRVLDIGCGAGLLCEPLSRLGAQVIGVDPSQSNIAAAKLHADKGHLAIDYRCTTVEEIDPRERFDIVLAMEVVEHVVDVGVFLKRCAAMLKPNGLMVVSTLNRNWKSFALAIVGAEYVLRWLPRGTHEWNKFVTPDELTKYLLDNRLVITEQTGVVYSPFADKWSLSSDMDVNYMMVAEAMV
- the grxC gene encoding glutaredoxin 3, encoding MTAAVEIYTRPGCGYCSAAKSLLSRKKAAFTEFDVAKNPSWRNEMYDRAGEGSTFPQIWIGGTHVGGCDNLYALDREGKLDGMLESVKATS
- a CDS encoding aspartate kinase codes for the protein MSRLVMKFGGTSVANIERIRNVARHVKREVDAGHEVAVVVSAMSGKTNELVAWCTEASPMHDAREYDAVVASGEQVTSGLLAITLQGMGIQARSWQGWQIPIKTSDAHASARIEDIDGSEIIKRFKERKEVAVIAGFQGIEPKTNRITTLGRGGSDTSAVAVAAAVKADRCDIYTDVDGVYTTDPRIVPKAKRLDKIAFEDMLELASQGAKVLQVRSVELGMVHNMPIFVRSSFDKPEDIDPHANQPPGTLICSEEEIMESHVVTGIAFSKDEAQISVRQIEDKPGVAASIFGPLADANINVDMIVQNVSEDGKTTDLTFTVPAADYTRAKDTITAAKAKIGYARLDTATDVAKISVIGSGMRSHAGVAAQAFSALAGRNINIRAITTSEIKFSVLIDTAYTELAVRTLHTLYGLDQA
- a CDS encoding GIY-YIG nuclease family protein, with product MYYVYILASRHHGTLYIGVTNSLQKRMEQHRAGKGSEFVKRYGVHRLVYTEAYERVEEAIAREKQLKRWKRDWKIELIERDNPDWRDLSDLLV
- a CDS encoding PH domain-containing protein, with product MARYIDEILQPGEKVLYSTNAHWIFYFPAILAWIVTLVLLILSRQVVIDWLVLLCLAAAAVAALAALYWTIKGWFHRFTTETDVTNLRVVHKTGFIKRRTFEMALDKVESVDVDQTILGRILNYGDVTIRGVGEGIETIKTIASPLAFRSSITTR
- a CDS encoding DUF1178 family protein; this translates as MIRYALRCDRDHEFESWFQSSTAYDQQVKRKLVACPICGSAKVDKAIMAPRIVGKKGRGRATPPPEPVTTAAAPEAAPSGPTSLLMAQEKELRNKLKELRDHIVKNADNVGERFANEARAMHYGDKEHRPIYGEASPEEAKSLIDEGIEVSPLPTLPEDRN